CCGATGGCGCGGGCCACGTCGGACAGTGCGTTCCACGAGACGCGGAAGGCCATGAGGACGACGGCCACCAGGCCGAGGACGAGGGTGATGCGTCCCTTGCGGGTCACTCGACGGCTCCCAGCGGGTGTGGGTGCTCGGCGAGCATCGCCGGGATCGTGGCTTTGTGTGGGGGCCTCGTCCTCGGCGGCCGGGGCGAGTACTGCGATGCCAGCGTGGATGCTGCGCATGGCTGCCGGGGCGCTTGGGGCAGGGGAGTGCAAGGGGTGGTCTCCAGGGTGGAGGCGGGCACGGGGGCGGGTGGCCGTGAAGGGCGTGGACTCGTCCCACTCGTCCCGTTGCTGGTCAGGGCAGGTACGGGTGGGCGCCTGATGTCGGCCCGACTCGTTGCGAGGGCCGGAGTGTCCGGCTCGGGGACGGTCGGTGGGACGAGTGGGGACGGGTCGGTACGGGTGTTGGTCCGCAGGCCGCTCCGAGTGTCCTCGGAAGGCGGCTGCGAGCCGCGCCTGCCGTGTTCGGCGAGGTCAGCAGCGTGGTGATGTCGGGTTGACCCGTTGCAGGGTCCTGACCCGTCCCCGCGCTGACCTGCGCGGGGACGGGTGGGACGAGTCGCGACGGGTTACGCGCCGGTGGCGGGTGCTGCTTCGGGGGCGGGTCGTTCCGGCGGGCAGTACCGGGTCCAGGCGTCGGTGAACTGCGCGAGGGTGAAGCCCTTGGCCTGGTTGCCGCCGGGGAAGCGGCGGTTGCCGGAGCTGATGCCGTAGTCGGTCAGCAGGGCCCGCAGCTTCAGTGGGGTGAGCCCGGCGGAGCTGATCTCGGCCCATGGCGCCTCAGGGTCGGCGTTGAGGAAGTTCAGCAGGTCGGCGGTCCGAAGGGCCGTCGGGTTGCCCACGCTGGCGAAGGCTTTGCGGATGTCGGTCAGGATGCGGATCTTCAGCCCGCCGTCCTGGTCCCTCCCGGACTCGTAGTCCGTCATGGCCTTGCACGCCGTGCGGGCGATCATCGGCCAGCGTCCGCCCGCAAGGTCGGCGACGCTGATCAACGGCTCCCAGGTGTCGGCGGCGCGGTCGTCGACCGGGAGCTTGGGCTCCAGGGCGATGGCCTCGTCGCGGACGCTGGTCAGCCAGGCCGCGAGCCGCTCCCGCAGTGCCCTGACCTTCAGGTCGTCGCGGCCGTAGCGCCAGGCGGTCACCTTCTCGGCGTCGGCGCGGCGGCGCATGCGGATGACCACGGACCGGTCCATGATCGTGTCGGGCAGGTCCCCGATGCCGGCCAGGGCGGCCATGGCGAAGGTAGAGAACTTCTGCACGTCGTGGTTCGGGCCGGACACGCGCAGGGTGGGGCGGTTGCGCTGGTGGCCCGCGTTGAGCAGGCCGCGCATCTCCTCGTTCTTCTCCGCGACCTTCGCCGACCCGAAGATCGTGTCGACCTCGTCCACCAGCAGCGTGGGCGGATTCGCGTCGCCGATCGAGCGGAAGATCGCCGCCGCAGATGCGTTGACCGTGATCAGCGGATCGTGGACCGCCTCGATCAGGACCTCCAGCAGCCGCGACTTCCCGCACCGCTTCGCGGGACCGACCACCGCCAGGCGCGGGGCGTGCTGCCACACCGTCTGCAGATGCGTGGCCGCCGCCCACAGCGTGGCGGCAGTCAGAGCCTCCTCGCTGGGCATGACCACGTAGCGGCGAATCGTGGTCCGCAGCTCATCCAGGATCGCCGCCCCCTCCGAGGCCGGAATCACAGGGGCGGCGGGAGGCATCGGCTCGGCGGGGGACTGAGTGGCCGCGTTGGGCTGCCAGTCCTGCTCGTCGTGCAGGTGGGCGCCAGGCTGGCCGGGCACAGCGACCGCCGGCCAGGTGGTGGGAGCGATGCTGTGGGATGGCGTGCTCGGGGTCGGTTCCGTCATACTGGGTGACGAGCTCCTCAGGTTGTGGGCCACACGGGACGGCAATCCCGGTCTTGCAGCCAGTCGTTCAGGGATGGGCGGCGTGAGGTTTGCGCTTTGAGCCCCTCGGTGTCTGTTCACCGAGGGGCTTTTTGTGTGTCTGCGGCCGATGCGGTCCTCCAGCGGTCATGTATAAGTATGCGGTGGCACTGCAAAACCATACCATAATCTGCGACATGTAGGAATCTCTGCCTAGCGCAGATTCCATGGTATGGTTTTTCCTGTCGCTACGACTCGGTACCGACGGCTGCCCGACGCGGAGGTGTGATGGCCCAAGACGATCACCAAGAACACGACGA
This genomic window from Streptomyces sp. NBC_01351 contains:
- a CDS encoding DUF3631 domain-containing protein yields the protein MTEPTPSTPSHSIAPTTWPAVAVPGQPGAHLHDEQDWQPNAATQSPAEPMPPAAPVIPASEGAAILDELRTTIRRYVVMPSEEALTAATLWAAATHLQTVWQHAPRLAVVGPAKRCGKSRLLEVLIEAVHDPLITVNASAAAIFRSIGDANPPTLLVDEVDTIFGSAKVAEKNEEMRGLLNAGHQRNRPTLRVSGPNHDVQKFSTFAMAALAGIGDLPDTIMDRSVVIRMRRRADAEKVTAWRYGRDDLKVRALRERLAAWLTSVRDEAIALEPKLPVDDRAADTWEPLISVADLAGGRWPMIARTACKAMTDYESGRDQDGGLKIRILTDIRKAFASVGNPTALRTADLLNFLNADPEAPWAEISSAGLTPLKLRALLTDYGISSGNRRFPGGNQAKGFTLAQFTDAWTRYCPPERPAPEAAPATGA